One genomic region from Balaenoptera acutorostrata chromosome 1, mBalAcu1.1, whole genome shotgun sequence encodes:
- the LOC130707077 gene encoding Golgi-associated RAB2 interactor protein 4-like, whose translation MTGDSLLPYHTAQSSTGVGLFNTTVGKLQQQLHKGEYDIFRYAPIFESDFIQITKRGDVIDVHNCVCMVTVGIASSSPVLPLPDIMLLARWATGCEEHAERSQATKGKSHKAAKTLELTRLLPLKFVRISAHNREKQQLRVKFATGRSCYLQLCPPLDAQEDLFAYWEKLIYLLRPPVDSHSSTYAIPAGDMIGMPVFEEEDGRSPAGEDFQGEWDQDQVSIRSLHMRSEVAGATSAAFAGGEGIQLDSHKPATVPDVATAKAKPTVLDKESASGATTKVETAWVAGGTAAGALSVAVIRSPAPEEQSTATAATASDGPGGSKTNIATGGTAGTSLRSRKTALAGAADNSQYASSTSTSLSPEAGRTAVGAEPTSETVRGRANKEDEGSLISTLPQEGQVSEQDGSSQRVSQARKGRRESREQWEEERALRSPSLCGSVESHHKAAGNKVIQKAAGRCSGGRRATRDDQKEKGHGSPGGSEQGTGHKGVSRAPITNEPRTSHKPGRSLSTASSASATKRFSRISSFFRNIRASLTRKTAGSSRDKGVNILAKAVEGTRMEAIIETAESGQGLEITGGVTSEAMEPVTIEAHQ comes from the coding sequence ATGACTGGGGACTCTCTGCTCCCGTATCACACGGCCCAGAGCAGCACCGGGGTGGGCCTGTTCAACACCACCGTGGGGAAGCTGCAGCAGCAACTGCACAAGGGCGAATACGACATATTCAGGTACGCACCGATATTCGAGAGCGACTTTATCCAGATCACGAAGAGGGGAGACGTGATCGACGTGCACAACTGTGTCTGCATGGTGACCGTGGGCATCGCATCCAGCAGCCCCGTCCTCCCACTCCCAGACATCATGCTGCTGGCCCGATGGGCCACCGGCTGTGAAGAGCACGCTGAGCGCAGCCAGGCCACCAAGGGGAAGAGCCACAAGGCTGCAAAGACCTTAGAGCTCACCAGGCTCCTTCCCTTGAAGTTCGTGAGGATCTCCGCTCACAATCGTGAGAAACAACAGCTGCGCGTGAAGTTTGCCACTGGCCGCTCCTGCTACCTGCAGCTGTGTCCCCCTCTGGACGCGCAGGAAGACCTCTTTGCCTACTGGGAAAAGCTGATTTACCTCCTGCGACCACCAGTGGACAGTCACAGCAGCACCTATGCCATTCCAGCCGGGGACATGATCGGCATGCCTGTGTTCGAGGAGGAGGACGGGCggagcccggcaggggaggatttCCAAGGAGAGTGGGATCAGGACCAGGTCAGCATCAGGAGCCTCCACATGCGCTCTGAGGTGGCCGGGGCCACGTCTGCAGCgtttgctgggggggaggggatccaACTGGACTCCCACAAGCCCGCTACCGTGCCCGATGTGGCCACTGCAAAAGCAAAGCCTACGGTGCTTGACAAAGAGTCAGCATCGGGGGCAACGACAAAGGTGGAGACAGCATGGGTGGCAGGAGGCACCGCAGCGGGTGCTTTGAGCGTGGCAGTGATCAGGTCTCCTGCCCCTGAAGAGCAGAGCACCGCCACGGCGGCCACAGCCAGCGACGGTCCAGGAGGAAGCAAAACCAatatagccactgggggcactgCCGGAACATCCCTGAGGAGCAGGAAAACGGCCCTGGCAGGTGCTGCGGACAATTCACAGTATGCTTCCAGCACGtccaccagcctctccccagaggcCGGCAGGACTGCGGTCGGAGCAGAACCTACCAGTGAGACTGTCAGAGGAAGAGCCAACAAGGAGGACGAGGGGTCCCTCATCTCAACCTTGCCACAGGAAGGCCAAGTGAGTGAACAGGATGGCAGCTCACAGAGGGTGTCCCAGGCccgcaagggaagaagggagagcagggagcagtgggaagaggagagagctcttAGGAGCCCCTCGCTCTGCGGTTCAGTGGAAAGCCACCACAAGGCAGCGGGGAACAAGGTAATCCAAAAAGCAGCTGGCCGGTGCTCAGGCGGCCGTAGAGCCACTAGAGACGACCAGAAGGAGAAAGGCCACGGCAGCCCGGGGGGCAGCGAGCAGGGCACTGGTCACAAAGGCGTCAGCCGTGCTCCCATCACCAACGAGCCCAGGACCTCGCACAAACCGGGCAGGAGCTTATCTACAGCGAGTTCAGCTTCCGCCACCAAGAGATTCAGCAGGATCAGCTCCTTCTTCAGGAATATCAGAGCCAGTCTTACTAGAAAGACAGCGGGCTCATCACGCGATAAAGGTGTGAACATCCTGGCGAAGGCAGTGGAAGGGACCCGAATGGAGGCCATCATAGAGACAGCAGAGagtggccaggggctggaaaTCACTGGTGGTGTGACATCTGAGGCCATGGAGCCAGTGACCATTGAAGCCCATCAATAG
- the LOC130704670 gene encoding Golgi-associated RAB2 interactor protein 4-like has product MTGDSLLPYHTAQSSTGVGLFYTTVGKLQQQLHKGEYDIFRYAPIFESDFIQITKRGDVIDVHNCVCMVTVGIASSSPVLPLPDIMLLARWATGCEEHAERSQATKGKSHKAAKTLELTRLLPLKFVRISAHNREKQQLRVKFATGRSCYLQLCPPLDAQEDLFAYWEKLIYLLRPPVDSHSSTYAIPAGDMIGMPVFEEEDGRSPAGEDFQGEWDQDQVSIRSLHMRSEVAGATSAAFAGGEGIQLDSHKPATVPDVATAKAKPTVLDKESASGATTKVETAWVAGGTAAGALSVAVIKSPAPEEQSTATAATASDGPGGSKTNIATGGTAGTSLRSRKTALAGAAGNSQYASSTSTSLSPEAGRTAVGAEPTSETVRGRANKEDEGSLISTLPQEGQAAGNKVIQKAAGRCSGGRRATRDDQKEKGHGSPGGSEQGTGHKGVSRAPITNEPRTSHKPGRSLSTASSASATKRFSRISSFFRNIRASLTRKTAGSSRDKGVNILAKAVEGTRMEAIIETAESGQGLEITGGVTSEAMEPVTIEAHQ; this is encoded by the exons ATGACTGGGGACTCTCTGCTCCCGTATCACACGGCCCAGAGCAGCACCGGGGTGGGCCTGTTCTACACCACCGTGGGGAAGCTGCAGCAGCAACTGCACAAGGGCGAATACGACATATTCAGGTACGCACCGATATTCGAGAGCGACTTTATCCAGATCACGAAGAGGGGAGACGTGATCGACGTGCACAACTGTGTCTGCATGGTGACCGTGGGCATCGCATCCAGCAGCCCCGTCCTCCCACTCCCAGACATCATGCTGCTGGCCCGATGGGCCACCGGCTGTGAAGAGCACGCTGAGCGCAGCCAGGCCACCAAGGGGAAGAGCCACAAGGCTGCAAAGACCTTAGAGCTCACCAGGCTCCTTCCCTTGAAGTTCGTGAGGATCTCCGCTCACAATCGTGAGAAACAACAGCTGCGCGTGAAGTTTGCCACTGGCCGCTCCTGCTACCTGCAGCTGTGTCCCCCTCTGGACGCGCAGGAAGACCTCTTTGCCTACTGGGAAAAGCTGATTTACCTCCTGCGACCACCAGTGGACAGTCACAGCAGCACCTATGCCATTCCAGCCGGGGACATGATCGGCATGCCTGTGTTCGAGGAGGAGGACGGGCggagcccggcaggggaggatttCCAAGGAGAGTGGGATCAGGACCAGGTCAGCATCAGGAGCCTCCACATGCGCTCTGAGGTGGCCGGGGCCACGTCTGCAGCgtttgctgggggggaggggatccaACTGGACTCCCACAAGCCCGCTACCGTGCCCGATGTGGCCACTGCAAAAGCAAAGCCTACGGTGCTTGACAAAGAGTCAGCATCGGGGGCAACGACAAAGGTGGAGACAGCATGGGTGGCAGGAGGCACCGCAGCGGGTGCTTTGAGCGTGGCAGTGATCAAGTCTCCTGCCCCTGAAGAGCAGAGCACCGCCACGGCGGCCACAGCCAGCGACGGTCCAGGAGGAAGCAAAACCAatatagccactgggggcactgCCGGAACATCCCTGAGGAGCAGGAAAACGGCCCTGGCAGGTGCTGCGGGCAATTCACAGTATGCTTCCAGCACGtccaccagcctctccccagaggcCGGCAGGACTGCGGTCGGAGCAGAACCTACCAGTGAGACTGTCAGAGGAAGAGCCAACAAGGAGGACGAGGGGTCCCTCATCTCAACCTTGCCACAGGAAGGCCAA GCAGCGGGGAACAAGGTAATCCAAAAAGCAGCTGGCCGGTGCTCAGGCGGCCGTAGAGCCACTAGAGACGACCAGAAGGAGAAAGGCCACGGCAGCCCGGGGGGCAGCGAGCAGGGCACTGGTCACAAAGGCGTCAGCCGTGCTCCCATCACCAACGAGCCCAGGACCTCGCACAAACCGGGCAGGAGCTTATCTACAGCGAGTTCAGCTTCCGCCACCAAGAGATTCAGCAGGATCAGCTCCTTCTTCAGGAATATCAGAGCCAGTCTTACTAGAAAGACAGCGGGCTCATCACGCGATAAAGGTGTGAACATCCTGGCGAAGGCAGTGGAAGGGACCCGAATGGAGGCCATCATAGAGACAGCAGAGagtggccaggggctggaaaTCACTGGTGGTGTGACATCTGAGGCCATGGAGCCAGTGACCATTGAAGCCCATCAATAG
- the LOC130705767 gene encoding Golgi-associated RAB2 interactor protein 4-like produces the protein MTGDSLLPYHTAQSSTGVGLFNTTVGKLQQQLHKGEYDIFRYAPIFESDFIQITKRGDVIDVHNCVCMVTVGIASSSPVLPLPDIMLLARWATGCEEHAERSQATKGKSHKAAKTLELTRLLPLKFVRISAHNREKQQLRVKFATGRSCYLQLCPPLDAQEDLFAYWEKLIYLLRPPVDSHSSTYAIPAGDMIGMPVFEEEDGRSPAGEDFQGEWDQDQVSIRSLHMRSEVAGATSAAFAGGEGIQLDSHKPATVPDVATAKAKPTVLDKESASGATTKVETAWVAGGTAAGALSVAVIKSPAPEEQSTATAATASDGPGGSKTNIATGGTAGTSLRSRKTALAGAAGNSQYASSTSTSLSPEAGRTAVGAEPTSETVRGRANKEDEGSLISTLPQEGQVSEQDGSSQRVSQARKGRRESREQWEEERALRSPSLCGSVESHHKAAGNKVIQKAAGRCSGGRRATRDDQKEKGHGSPGGSEQGTGHKGVSRAPITNEPRTSHKPGRSLSTASSASATKRFSRISSFFRNIRASLTRKTAGSSRDKGVNILAKAVEGTRMEAIIETAESGQGLEITGGVTSEAMEPVTIEAHQ, from the coding sequence ATGACTGGGGACTCTCTGCTCCCGTATCACACGGCCCAGAGCAGCACCGGGGTGGGCCTGTTCAACACCACCGTGGGGAAGCTGCAGCAGCAACTGCACAAGGGCGAATACGACATATTCAGGTACGCACCGATATTCGAGAGCGACTTTATCCAGATCACGAAGAGGGGAGACGTGATCGACGTGCACAACTGTGTCTGCATGGTGACCGTGGGCATCGCATCCAGCAGCCCCGTCCTCCCACTCCCAGACATCATGCTGCTGGCCCGATGGGCCACCGGCTGTGAAGAGCACGCTGAGCGCAGCCAGGCCACCAAGGGGAAGAGCCACAAGGCTGCAAAGACCTTAGAGCTCACCAGGCTCCTTCCCTTGAAGTTCGTGAGGATCTCCGCTCACAATCGTGAGAAACAACAGCTGCGCGTGAAGTTTGCCACTGGCCGCTCCTGCTACCTGCAGCTGTGTCCCCCTCTGGACGCGCAGGAAGACCTCTTTGCCTACTGGGAAAAGCTGATTTACCTCCTGCGACCACCAGTGGACAGTCACAGCAGCACCTATGCCATTCCAGCCGGGGACATGATCGGCATGCCTGTGTTCGAGGAGGAGGACGGGCggagcccggcaggggaggatttCCAAGGAGAGTGGGATCAGGACCAGGTCAGCATCAGGAGCCTCCACATGCGCTCTGAGGTGGCCGGGGCCACGTCTGCAGCgtttgctgggggggaggggatccaACTGGACTCCCACAAGCCCGCTACCGTGCCCGATGTGGCCACTGCAAAAGCAAAGCCTACGGTGCTTGACAAAGAGTCAGCATCGGGGGCAACGACAAAGGTGGAGACAGCATGGGTGGCAGGAGGCACCGCAGCGGGTGCTTTGAGCGTGGCAGTGATCAAGTCTCCTGCCCCTGAAGAGCAGAGCACCGCCACGGCGGCCACAGCCAGCGACGGTCCAGGAGGAAGCAAAACCAatatagccactgggggcactgCCGGAACATCCCTGAGGAGCAGGAAAACGGCCCTGGCAGGTGCTGCGGGCAATTCACAGTATGCTTCCAGCACGtccaccagcctctccccagaggcCGGCAGGACTGCGGTCGGAGCAGAACCTACCAGTGAGACTGTCAGAGGAAGAGCCAACAAGGAGGACGAGGGGTCCCTCATCTCAACCTTGCCACAGGAAGGCCAAGTGAGTGAACAGGATGGCAGCTCACAGAGGGTGTCCCAGGCccgcaagggaagaagggagagcagggagcagtgggaagaggagagagctcttAGGAGCCCCTCGCTCTGCGGTTCAGTGGAAAGCCACCACAAGGCAGCGGGGAACAAGGTAATCCAAAAAGCAGCTGGCCGGTGCTCAGGCGGCCGTAGAGCCACTAGAGACGACCAGAAGGAGAAAGGCCACGGCAGCCCGGGGGGCAGCGAGCAGGGCACTGGTCACAAAGGCGTCAGCCGTGCTCCCATCACCAACGAGCCCAGGACCTCGCACAAACCGGGCAGGAGCTTATCTACAGCGAGTTCAGCTTCCGCCACCAAGAGATTCAGCAGGATCAGCTCCTTCTTCAGGAATATCAGAGCCAGTCTTACTAGAAAGACAGCGGGCTCATCACGCGATAAAGGTGTGAACATCCTGGCGAAGGCAGTGGAAGGGACCCGAATGGAGGCCATCATAGAGACAGCAGAGagtggccaggggctggaaaTCACTGGTGGTGTGACATCTGAGGCCATGGAGCCAGTGACCATTGAAGCCCATCAATAG
- the LOC130704672 gene encoding Golgi-associated RAB2 interactor protein 4-like: MTGDSLLPYHTAQSSTGVGLFNTTVGKLQQHLHKGEYDIFRYAPIFESDFIQITKRGDVIDVHNCVCMVTVGIASSSPVLPLPDIMLLARWATGCEEHAERSQATKGKSHKAAKTLELTRLLPLKFVRISAHNREKQQLRVKFATGRSCYLQLCPPLDAQEDLFAYWEKLIYLLRPPVDSHSSTYAIPAGDMIGMPVFEEEDGRSPAGEDFQGEWDQDQVSIRSLHTRSEVAGATSAAFAGGEGIQLDSHKPATVPDVATAKAKPTVLDKESASGATTKVETAWVAGGTAAGALSVAVIKSPAPEEQSTATAATASDGPGGSKTNIATGGTAGTALRSRKTALAGAADNSQYASSTSTSLSPEAGRTAVGAEPTSETVRGRANKEDEGSLISTLPQEGQAAGNKVIQKAAGRCSGGRRATRDDQKEKGHGSPGGSEQGTGHKGVSRAPITNEPRTSHKPGRSLSTASSASATKRFSRISSFFRNIRASLTRKTAGSSRDKGVNILAKAVEGTRMEAIIETAESGQGLEITGGVTSEAMEPVTIEAHQ, translated from the exons ATGACTGGGGACTCTCTGCTCCCGTATCACACGGCCCAGAGCAGCACCGGGGTGGGCCTGTTCAACACCACCGTGGGGAAGCTGCAGCAGCATCTGCACAAGGGCGAATACGACATATTCAGGTACGCACCGATATTCGAGAGCGACTTTATCCAGATCACGAAGAGGGGAGACGTGATCGACGTGCACAACTGTGTCTGCATGGTGACCGTGGGCATCGCATCCAGCAGCCCCGTCCTCCCACTCCCAGACATCATGCTGCTGGCCCGATGGGCCACCGGCTGTGAAGAGCACGCTGAGCGCAGCCAGGCCACCAAGGGGAAGAGCCACAAGGCTGCAAAGACCTTAGAGCTCACCAGGCTCCTTCCCTTGAAGTTCGTGAGGATCTCCGCTCACAATCGTGAGAAACAACAGCTGCGCGTGAAGTTTGCCACTGGCCGCTCCTGCTACCTGCAGCTGTGTCCCCCTCTGGACGCGCAGGAAGACCTCTTTGCCTACTGGGAAAAGCTGATTTACCTCCTGCGACCACCAGTGGACAGTCACAGCAGCACCTATGCCATTCCAGCCGGGGACATGATCGGCATGCCTGTGTTCGAGGAGGAGGACGGGCggagcccggcaggggaggatttCCAAGGAGAGTGGGATCAGGACCAGGTCAGCATCAGGAGCCTCCACACGCGCTCTGAGGTGGCCGGGGCCACGTCTGCAGCgtttgctgggggggaggggatccaACTGGACTCCCACAAGCCCGCTACCGTGCCCGATGTGGCCACTGCAAAAGCAAAGCCTACGGTGCTTGACAAAGAGTCAGCATCGGGGGCAACGACAAAGGTGGAGACAGCATGGGTGGCAGGAGGCACCGCAGCGGGTGCTTTGAGCGTGGCAGTGATCAAGTCTCCTGCCCCTGAAGAGCAGAGCACCGCCACGGCGGCCACAGCCAGCGACGGTCCAGGAGGAAGCAAAACCAatatagccactgggggcactgCCGGAACAGCCCTGAGGAGCAGGAAAACGGCCCTGGCAGGTGCTGCGGACAATTCACAGTATGCTTCCAGCACGtccaccagcctctccccagaggcCGGCAGGACTGCGGTCGGAGCAGAACCTACCAGTGAGACTGTCAGAGGAAGAGCCAACAAGGAGGACGAGGGGTCCCTCATCTCAACCTTGCCACAGGAAGGCCAA GCAGCGGGGAACAAGGTAATCCAAAAAGCAGCTGGCCGGTGCTCAGGCGGCCGTAGAGCCACTAGAGACGACCAGAAGGAGAAAGGCCACGGCAGCCCGGGGGGCAGCGAGCAGGGCACTGGTCACAAAGGCGTCAGCCGTGCTCCCATCACCAACGAGCCCAGGACCTCGCACAAACCGGGCAGGAGCTTATCTACAGCGAGTTCAGCTTCCGCCACCAAGAGATTCAGCAGGATCAGCTCCTTCTTCAGGAATATCAGAGCCAGTCTTACTAGAAAGACAGCGGGCTCATCACGCGATAAAGGTGTGAACATCCTGGCGAAGGCAGTGGAAGGGACCCGAATGGAGGCCATCATAGAGACAGCAGAGagtggccaggggctggaaaTCACTGGTGGTGTGACATCTGAGGCCATGGAGCCAGTGACCATTGAAGCCCATCAATAG
- the LOC130705877 gene encoding Golgi-associated RAB2 interactor protein 4-like — MTGDSLLPYHTAQSSTGVGLFNTTVGKLQQQLHKGEYDIFRYAPIFESDFIQITKRGDVIDVHNCVCMVTVGIASSSPVLPLPDIMLLARWATGCEEHAERSQATKGKSHKAAKTLELTRLLPLKFVRISAHNREKQQLRVKFATGRSCYLQLCPPLDAQEDLFAYWEKLIYLLRPPVDSHSSTYAIPAGDMIGMPVFEEEDGRSPAGEDFQGEWDQDQVSIRSLHMRSEVAGATSAAFAGGEGIQLDSHKPATVPDVATAKAKPTVLDKESASGATTKVETAWVAGGTAAGALSVAVIKSPAPEEQSTATAATASDGPGGSKTNIATGGTAGTALRSRKTALAGAADNSQYASSTSTSLSPEAGRTAVGAEPTSETVRGRANKEDEGSLISTLPQEGQVSEQDGSSQRVSQARKGRRESREQWEEERALRSPSLCGSVESHHKAAGNKVIQKAAGRCSGGRRATRDDQKEKGHGSPGGSEQGTGHKGVSRAPITNEPRTSHKPGRSLSTASSASATKRFSRISSFFRNIRASLTRKTAGSSRDKGVNILAKAVEGTRMEAIIETAESGQGLEITGGVTSEAMEPVTIEAHQ, encoded by the coding sequence ATGACTGGGGACTCTCTGCTCCCGTATCACACGGCCCAGAGCAGCACCGGGGTGGGCCTGTTCAACACCACCGTGGGGAAGCTGCAGCAGCAACTGCACAAGGGCGAATACGACATATTCAGGTACGCACCGATATTCGAGAGCGACTTTATCCAGATCACGAAGAGGGGAGACGTGATCGACGTGCACAACTGTGTCTGCATGGTGACCGTGGGCATCGCATCCAGCAGCCCCGTCCTCCCACTCCCAGACATCATGCTGCTGGCCCGATGGGCCACCGGCTGTGAAGAGCACGCTGAGCGCAGCCAGGCCACCAAGGGGAAGAGCCACAAGGCTGCAAAGACCTTAGAGCTCACCAGGCTCCTTCCCTTGAAGTTCGTGAGGATCTCCGCTCACAATCGTGAGAAACAACAGCTGCGCGTGAAGTTTGCCACTGGCCGCTCCTGCTACCTGCAGCTGTGTCCCCCTCTGGACGCGCAGGAAGACCTCTTTGCCTACTGGGAAAAGCTGATTTACCTCCTGCGACCACCAGTGGACAGTCACAGCAGCACCTATGCCATTCCAGCCGGGGACATGATCGGCATGCCTGTGTTCGAGGAGGAGGACGGGCggagcccggcaggggaggatttCCAAGGAGAGTGGGATCAGGACCAGGTCAGCATCAGGAGCCTCCACATGCGCTCTGAGGTGGCCGGGGCCACGTCTGCAGCgtttgctgggggggaggggatccaACTGGACTCCCACAAGCCCGCTACCGTGCCCGATGTGGCCACTGCAAAAGCAAAGCCTACGGTGCTTGACAAAGAGTCAGCATCGGGGGCAACGACAAAGGTGGAGACAGCATGGGTGGCAGGAGGCACCGCAGCGGGTGCTTTGAGCGTGGCAGTGATCAAGTCTCCTGCCCCTGAAGAGCAGAGCACCGCCACGGCGGCCACAGCCAGCGACGGTCCAGGAGGAAGCAAAACCAatatagccactgggggcactgCCGGAACAGCCCTGAGGAGCAGGAAAACGGCCCTGGCAGGTGCTGCGGACAATTCACAGTATGCTTCCAGCACGtccaccagcctctccccagaggcCGGCAGGACTGCGGTCGGAGCAGAACCTACCAGTGAGACTGTCAGAGGAAGAGCCAACAAGGAGGACGAGGGGTCCCTCATCTCAACCTTGCCACAGGAAGGCCAAGTGAGTGAACAGGATGGCAGCTCACAGAGGGTGTCCCAGGCccgcaagggaagaagggagagcagggagcagtgggaagaggagagagctcttAGGAGCCCCTCGCTCTGCGGTTCAGTGGAAAGCCACCACAAGGCAGCGGGGAACAAGGTAATCCAAAAAGCAGCTGGCCGGTGCTCAGGCGGCCGTAGAGCCACTAGAGACGACCAGAAGGAGAAAGGCCACGGCAGCCCGGGGGGCAGCGAGCAGGGCACTGGTCACAAAGGCGTCAGCCGTGCTCCCATCACCAACGAGCCCAGGACCTCGCACAAACCGGGCAGGAGCTTATCTACAGCGAGTTCAGCTTCCGCCACCAAGAGATTCAGCAGGATCAGCTCCTTCTTCAGGAATATCAGAGCCAGTCTTACTAGAAAGACAGCGGGCTCATCACGCGATAAAGGTGTGAACATCCTGGCGAAGGCAGTGGAAGGGACCCGAATGGAGGCCATCATAGAGACAGCAGAGagtggccaggggctggaaaTCACTGGTGGTGTGACATCTGAGGCCATGGAGCCAGTGACCATTGAAGCCCATCAATAG
- the LOC130705757 gene encoding Golgi-associated RAB2 interactor protein 4-like yields the protein MTGDSLLPYHTAQSSTGVGLFNTTMGKLQQQLHKGEYDIFRYAPIFESDFIQITKRGDVIDVHNCVCMVTVGIASSSPVLPLPDIMLLARWATGCEEHAERSQATKGKSHKAAKTLELTRLLPLKFVRISAHNREKQQLRVKFATGRSCYLQLCPPLDAQEDLFAYWEKLIYLLRPPVDSHSSTYAIPAGDMIGMPVFEEEDGRSPAGEDFQGEWDQDQVSIRSLHMRSEVAGATSAAFAGGEGIQLDSHKPATVPDVATAKAKPTVLDKESASGATTKVETAWVAGGTAAGALSVAVIRSPAPEEQSTATAATASDGPGGSKTNIATGGTAGTSLRSRKTALAGAADNSQYASSTSTSLSPEAGRTAVGAEPTSETVRGRANKEDEGSLISTLPQEGQVSEQDGSSQRVSQARKGRRESREQWEEERALRSPSLCGSVESHHKAAGNKVIQKAAGRCSGGRRATRDDQKEKGHGSPGGSEQGTGHKGVSRAPITNEPRTSHKPGRSLSTASSASATKRFSRISSFFRNIRASLTRKTAGSSRDKGVNILAKAVEGTRMEAIIETAESGQGLEITGGVTSEAMEPVTIEAHQ from the coding sequence ATGACTGGGGACTCTCTGCTCCCGTATCACACGGCCCAGAGCAGCACCGGGGTGGGCCTGTTCAACACCACCATGGGGAAGCTGCAGCAGCAACTGCACAAGGGCGAATACGACATATTCAGGTACGCACCGATATTCGAGAGCGACTTTATCCAGATCACGAAGAGGGGAGACGTGATCGACGTGCACAACTGTGTCTGCATGGTGACCGTGGGCATCGCATCCAGCAGCCCCGTCCTCCCACTCCCAGACATCATGCTGCTGGCCCGATGGGCCACCGGCTGTGAAGAGCACGCTGAGCGCAGCCAGGCCACCAAGGGGAAGAGCCACAAGGCTGCAAAGACCTTAGAGCTCACCAGGCTCCTTCCCTTGAAGTTCGTGAGGATCTCCGCTCACAATCGTGAGAAACAACAGCTGCGCGTGAAGTTTGCCACTGGCCGCTCCTGCTACCTGCAGCTGTGTCCCCCTCTGGACGCGCAGGAAGACCTCTTTGCCTACTGGGAAAAGCTGATTTACCTCCTGCGACCACCAGTGGACAGTCACAGCAGCACCTATGCCATTCCAGCCGGGGACATGATCGGCATGCCTGTGTTCGAGGAGGAGGACGGGCggagcccggcaggggaggatttCCAAGGAGAGTGGGATCAGGACCAGGTCAGCATCAGGAGCCTCCACATGCGCTCTGAGGTGGCCGGGGCCACGTCTGCAGCgtttgctgggggggaggggatccaACTGGACTCCCACAAGCCCGCTACCGTGCCCGATGTGGCCACTGCAAAAGCAAAGCCTACGGTGCTTGACAAAGAGTCAGCATCGGGGGCAACGACAAAGGTGGAGACAGCATGGGTGGCAGGAGGCACCGCAGCGGGTGCTTTGAGCGTGGCAGTGATCAGGTCTCCTGCCCCTGAAGAGCAGAGCACCGCCACGGCGGCCACAGCCAGCGACGGTCCAGGAGGAAGCAAAACCAatatagccactgggggcactgCCGGAACATCCCTGAGGAGCAGGAAAACGGCCCTGGCAGGTGCTGCGGACAATTCACAGTATGCTTCCAGCACGtccaccagcctctccccagaggcCGGCAGGACTGCGGTCGGAGCAGAACCTACCAGTGAGACTGTCAGAGGAAGAGCCAACAAGGAGGACGAGGGGTCCCTCATCTCAACCTTGCCACAGGAAGGCCAAGTGAGTGAACAGGATGGCAGCTCACAGAGGGTGTCCCAGGCccgcaagggaagaagggagagcagggagcagtgggaagaggagagagctcttAGGAGCCCCTCGCTCTGCGGTTCAGTGGAAAGCCACCACAAGGCAGCGGGGAACAAGGTAATCCAAAAAGCAGCTGGCCGGTGCTCAGGCGGCCGTAGAGCCACTAGAGACGACCAGAAGGAGAAAGGCCACGGCAGCCCGGGGGGCAGCGAGCAGGGCACTGGTCACAAAGGCGTCAGCCGTGCTCCCATCACCAACGAGCCCAGGACCTCGCACAAACCGGGCAGGAGCTTATCTACAGCGAGTTCAGCTTCCGCCACCAAGAGATTCAGCAGGATCAGCTCCTTCTTCAGGAATATCAGAGCCAGTCTTACTAGAAAGACAGCGGGCTCATCACGCGATAAAGGTGTGAACATCCTGGCGAAGGCAGTGGAAGGGACCCGAATGGAGGCCATCATAGAGACAGCAGAGagtggccaggggctggaaaTCACTGGTGGTGTGACATCTGAGGCCATGGAGCCAGTGACCATTGAAGCCCATCAATAG